Genomic segment of Egibacteraceae bacterium:
TGATCGCGCCGATCGCGATGGAGGAGGGTCTGCGGTTCGCCATCCGTGAGGGTGGACGCACCGTGGGCGCCGGCCGCGTCACCAAGATCGTGGAGTAGTCTGGGTTCATGGGCCAGACGGGGTGCCGCTGGTCCGGCTCCGGGGGACGCTGCGCTCGCTGAGACCTTAGCCCCCTCCGCCGGACCAGCGGCACCCCGTCCGATCCCGATGGAGGGTCCCTCGACCGCACCGACGACCCCGCCCTCCCAACCCGTCGGGGCCACAGGTCGCGGCCGGGGCCGGCGGGCGTCCCCCCATCACCCCTAGCAAATCGTCGAGGAAGGTAGGAGAATGGCCAGTGATGTTCGGCCGAAGGTGACGCTCGCCTGTGTGGAGTGCAAGGAGCGCAACTACATCACCAGCAAGAACCGCAACACGCAGCGGGAGCGGCTGGAGATGCGCAAGCACTGCCCGAGGTGCAATCGCCATATGGCCCACCGTGAAACCAAGTAGCGTGGTGGCGGCCCGCCGCACCACTGGAGGAGCATGACCAAGCGTCTCAACGTCAACGCCGAGATCCGCGCCAAAGAGGTGCGGCTCATCGGTCCGGAGGGCAAGCAGATCGGCGTCGTGCCGCTGAAGATGGCGATCGACGCGGCCAAGCAGCTCGATCTCGACCTCGTCGAGGTCGCGCCGCAGGCCAACCCTCCGGTCGCCAAGGTCATGGACTACGGCAAGCACCTGTACGAGCAGGAGCGGGCCGAGCGAGAGGCGCGCAAGCAGCAGCGCGCGACGGGTCAGAAGGCGATCCGGCTGCGCCCGAAGATCGACGACCACGACTTCGCGACCAAGCAGCGCCAAGCGCGCAAGTTCCTGGAGACCGGGCACTCCGTGCGCGTGCAGGTGATGTTCCGCCGGCGCGAGATGCGCCGGCCCGAGCTCGGCACGCAGCTGCTCGACCGGTTGTCGGAGGACCTGGCCGACGTCGCCCAGGTCGAGACCCGCTCGTCGATGGAGGGCCGCTTCACCACGATGGTGCTGGCGCCTCGCGGTGGGGACGGCGCGGCGGCCGACGGCACGTAGCGGCCGGCCGGCCTCGTCGCCCAGCGTGCCGAGTGGCGCCGAGGCTGGACCGAGGAGGACCCCATCGCGCTCAACACCGACCGCATCGGCCACCGCTACCCGGCGTACCGGTACGAGGTCAGTCGCGAGAAGATCCGCGAGTACGCGCTGGCCACCGGGGTCACCGATCCCGCCTACACCGACGACACCGACGACACCGCCGACGTGGTGGCGCCCCCGACCTTTGCGGCGTGCTTCACGGTGGTGCGGGGGGGCGAGGCGATGTTCGCCGACCCTGAGCTGGGCGCGCACCCGCGGCTCGTGCACGGCGGCCAGGAGTTCGAGTGGCACGGTGCGCTGCGCCCCGGTGATGTCGTGGAGTGCACCCCCTGGATCGCCGACATCGTTGCGCGCCGTGGCAACGACTTCGTGACCCTGCAGATCGACTGTGTCGACGCGGCCACCGGCGAGCCGGTCGTGACCAGCCGCGGGACCCTCGTGTTCCTCGCCCCCCCAGCCGAGGAGCCGTCCTAGATGCCCCACTACGACGAGGTCGAGATCGGCCAGCAGATCCCTGCGGAGAGCGAGACGGTCGACCAGGCCCAGCTCATCCGCTACGCCGGCGCCAGCGGCGACTTCAACCCGCTGCACTGGCAGGACGAGTTCGCCGCGTCGGTCAGCCCGACCGGGGGCGTCATCGCGCACGGCATGCTCAACATGGGCCTGGTCTCCCGGGCGGTGACGGCCTGGGCCGGTGGTCCCGAGCGGGTGCTGCGCCTGGCCGCGAGCTTTCGGGCGCCGTGCCCGGTGGGTGCGACCGTGACGGTCGGTGGTGAGGTCGTCGAGCTCGACGCCGAGCAGCGCACCGCGACCCTGTCGGTCTGGGTCGAGCTGCCCGACGGGAGCAAGGTCGTGGACCGCCGCCGGTCCCGCGCGGTCGTGCAGCTCCAGTAGCCGCTCGGGGAGTCGACGGGCGTCCGCTACCCTGCGGACGTCGGCGCGGGTCCCCCTCCTCCCGCTGCGGAAGGTGATGCGCGTGGCCTCGCCCCATCATGCCGGTATCGGCTTCGCGATCGTCGGCGTGCTCCTGGCCGCCACCGTGACCGTCGGCATGGCCGACCAGCCGGCGCCCGTGCCCGTGGCCGACTCCCCACCGCCGACCGTGGCGTTCGAGCCCCGCGAGCCCGCCCGCGCCCCGACCGGGCAGCCGATGCGTGCTGCCCGTCCGGCGCCCGCATTTCGGCTCACCGGCAGGGGGGAGGGCCACGGTGTGGGTCTCAGCCAGTGGGGCGCCTACAGCATGGCCCGCGGGGGCAGCGACCACGAGAGCATCCTGCGTCACTACTTCACCGGCGTGGCGGTGGGCTCGCACCCAGCGGCCTCCGGCGAGGTGCGGGTGAACCTTTTCCACGCCAACCCGGTCGTCGGCGATCCCGGGCGGGTGCACCTGCAGTCGGTGGGGGGCGGGGTGACGGTGGCGCTCGCGCCCGGCGCCGCGCCGCACCTCATGCCCGCCGGCACGGAGTGGACCGTGGCGCACGACAGTGCCCTCGTCCTGCTCGACGGCAACGGCGCGGAGATCGATCGCGGTCCAGGACCGGTGGCCGTGACCTATCCGGGGGGCGGGCCCGCGGCCCTGCGTCTACCCCAGTTCGCCCGTTCCGGGGCCCGCCACGAGGGCGGCCTCAACCGCGGGCAGCTGGAGATCACCGCCGGCGGCGGGGTGCTTCGCCCGGTGGTGGCGCTGCGCATGGACGACTACCTGGCCGGCATCGACGAGATGCCGGGCGGCTGGCCGGTGGAGGCGCTGAAGGCACAGGCGGTCACCGCCCGCACCTTCGCCGCTCGTCGTGCGCAGGCGGGCCTGCGCCCCGAGTGCGCCTGTCACGTCACCGCCACCATCGGCGACCAGGTCTACGCGGCCTACGGCCACGAGGGCGCCCCGGGCGCTGCGACGTGGGCAGGCGCGGTGGCTGCCACGGCCGGGAGGGTGCTCACCTTTGAAGGCGCGCTCATCGAGGCCGTCTACTCCGCCGCCCACGCCGGCGCCAGCGAGCACGTCGAGGAGTCGTGGGCCTTCGACGCCAGGACCTTCCCCTACCTGCGCAGCGTCACCGACCCGTGGGTTGACGACCCGGTCGTCGCCGCGGAGTACCGCCGCGCCGGGTGGGCGCATGCGGTCGACCACGGCGTGCTGGCCGACCTGGTCGGGCTGGCCACCGTCGCCCGCGTCGAGGTGACCGCCCGCACCGCCGGCGGCAGCCCCCGGGAGCTGGCGGTGTCCGGCTGGAACATGGACGGCCAGCGCGTCGCGCACGTGCCCTACCGCGGGGAGGGCATCGGGGTGGCCTCCGCCGCGCTGTACCTGACGTTACGCGCCCGTGATGCGCACCCGCCCTCCCAGCAGATCGCCGAGTTCGGCTTCACCGCCTTCCCCGACGTGCCCGGCCTGTCCCCCCACGCCTACAACATCGCGGCGATCGGCGAGCGCGGCATCACCACGGGTCGCGTCGACGGCTCGTTCGCGCCCGCTGACACCGTCCGCCGGGACCAGATGGCCACCTTCCTGGCTCGCGCCCTGGACCTGGCACCCGTGGAGGAGGACCACTTCTCCGACGTCGCAGTGGACTCGGTGCACCGCCGCGCCATCAACGCGGTCGCCCAGGCCGGCATCACCGCGGGGTTCGACGACGGACGGTTCGGGCCCGCCGAGGCCGTGACCCGGGAGCAGATGGCCGCCTTCCTGGCGCGGGGCTTGGGGCTGGCGCCGCTCGACGGCGACCGTTTCGCCGACATCGCCGGCTCGGTGCACAACCAGTCGATCAACGCGGTGGCCGAGGAGGGCGTCACCGCGGGCTGCGAGCCGAGCCGCTTCTGTCCCCGCGATCCCGTCAGCCGCGGGGAGATGGCGAGCTTCCTCGCCCGGGCGATCGGCTACGGCTGGTAGGGCCGCGCGGGGTCCGCGCAGCTGGGGGAGGACGACGGCGACGACGACGAGCGTGGCGCCGCCCAGCTGCGCTGCGCTCAACGCCTGCCCCAGCACGGGGTGCCGTTAAGGAAGCTCGGCTGGGCTTCGCCTTGACCCTGAAGTTCCTGCTTTGGCGAGGTCGGTTCCCACGGGGCTGCCACGAGCTGGCTGACACCGCCGTGGCCCACGTCGCCCGCCAGGTGGGTGTGTCGGCGGGCGAGTTCGGATGGTACGACATGACTGGCCGGACGGCCCAGCGCCACCGCCTATGTGCGGAGCGACGTCACGATGGAACCGCACATAATCACGGCTGCCGCGCGTGTGGTAGTAGCTGTGAGCGAGACCGTCCGGCGGCGGGGTCTATGAGCCGTCGGCGGTGATATCGAGATCTTCCAGCCGCGGGTGGGGTTCGACCAGGCCGATTCCTGCCAGTTCGTCGCCCCAGTCAGAGGCCGGGTTCCATCCGTCGTCGGGCAGGTGCGTCGCGGGGCCGGCGTCACCGAACACGGTGACGTTGCGGGCGCCGTGCGGCGCCATACGCGACCAGGTGCGCACCGCGTCCCGGCCTTCGGCGTCGAGCAGGTCGGCCCACGCCCAGTAGCGCTCGTCGTGGGTGCCGGCGCCGAACTCTTTGGGCAGCCCGCCGTCGCGCGCAGTGGTGTCCGCTGCCGACTCAGGCGGCGGGGGCGTGTGTTGCCAGACGCGCAGCCGGTCGAGCAAGGACGCGGGCACGAGCGCGTCGAGGTCGTCGGGGTCGGTGAGCCGCTCATGCAGCGCGCCGAGGTCGTCGTCGTTCCAGTAGCAGGAGCCGCGCCCGCCGGCCAGGTCGAGTCGGCCGGCCTGCCGTTCGCGCTCGTTGCGGCAGGAGAAGTGCCACGGTGAGTCGTGACGGGCGTCACAGACCCGCGACAGGCGCCCCAGGTCGGCGGCGGCGACGTCAGGGATGGCGGCGGCCCGGTCGGGTGTGGGACGTGGGACGGCGGTGCGGCGGCGGCTCACGCGGCGAGCCTGCCGGCCAGCCGTCCTGCTGCCTGCTCGAGCCGCTGGTCGATACCGTGAGCCCGGACGTGATCGAGGGGGCTGACGCCCTCAAGATCCCGGCGCGGCCCGGTCATCCACGAGATCAGCTCGAGTGCGTGGCCGTCACGCCACGGCAACTGCTGCCACAGGTCGATCATCTCAGCGGCGGGTTCGAGCCACCCTTGCCTGGCGACGAACTGGAAGGCGGGCCAAGCCCACCGACCGTCGGCCGTCTTGAAGCCGATAAGGCGGCCATTGCGGCATCGATCGCGCACGGCCTCATCGCTGATGGGCTTGCGCCCGGGGCCCGGAAGCAGCCGCTGGAGCTGGCCCGTGGTGTAGACCGGACCGATGCGTTCTGCCCAGCGCGATGGCGCGGGGCGGGGCAGCACCATGGCCAGCGCGTCGGCGACCTCATCGGGGTCGCCGGTGAGCCGGCCTTGGTCCGCGAGGTCGTCCAGGACCGGCCGCAGGGCCTTGAGGTAGCGGTCCACGTCGGCGCGCCCTGCGGGTGCGTCGGTCGGCATGACGTCTCCCTTCGGCTACCCCAAGTATGCCAAGCCCAAGCCTCCAAAGCAATGCCAGGAGCTGGCCCTACGGTTCCTAGTCAGTTGGCCGGGCCAGGCGGCCACGGTGAGGGTGGTGGTCTGGCCGGGCTACGCGCCGGGGGGAGTGGCCGGGCTACGCGACCCCGGTGGGGGTGGTGGTCTGGCCGGGCTACGCGCCCCGGGAAGCCCCCGCCGCCGGCCGCCACGGCGGCAGGCGCTCCCGCCACCAGGCGATGAGGGCGTCGGCGTCGTCGACCGCGTAGGCGCGGCACAGCGCCGTGCCGCAGCGCTCGAGCGCCTGGCGCCACTCCTGCGCGGTGGCGGCGGCCGCGGCCTGGCGCATGGCTGTGGCGCCCGCGTCCCAGTCGGGGCCGGCGACCGGAGCCGGGAGGGCGGCGACATGCCGTGCGCTCAGGGTGATCGCGTCGCTCGACAAGGCGGCGCCGGCGTGGCGTCGCTGTGCCACCGCCGTCAGCGGCGGCGAGCTCAGCGCGGCCGCGACGTGCCACAGGCGTGCCGGCGGGGCCTGGACGGTGATCGTGGGCGTGGACGGCAGCCAGTCGCCGGACTCGTCGACCACCGCCTCCAGGACCCGGGACTGGGTCGCCAGGAGCACCTTCGGCACCTGACGGGCGCGCGACCAGGGCCCGAGGCGGGTCCCGGCGCGCAATGCCTCGACGTCCACCCGCGGACGGGTGAACCGCTGCTTGGCGAAGCGGGTGGGCACCAGACCCCACAGGCTTCGCGCCGGGTCGATCAGGCCGGTGGTGACCAGCCGCGGGTAGCGACGTTCGTCGATCGGCCGGCCGCCGGCGGACCCCCCGTCCTCGAACACGTAGGGGATGAGCCCGTAGTACTGGTCGCGGAAGTCCGCCGTGGGGTGGCAGTGGTCCGCCAACGTGCCGTCCCCGACCACCACGGCAGGCGGGATCGCCAGCAGGTCCGCGACCAGGCCCGCCCACGTGGCGCCGGCGAGGCTTCGGGCTGGAGCGCGCAGCGGCGGCGCAACGCTGAACCCCGCGCCGGCCCGCCGGGTCACCGCCTCCTGCGGGCGCCCGACGGCGAACACGGGCGCGCAGACGCGCACACCGGCGTCAAACACCGCCTCACCGGCCCACCACAGCCACTCGAGGGCGGCTGTCTCCGCAGCCTCGCGGCGGGCCGGACCCGCGTCCCGCGCGACCAGGAACGAGTCCGGCAGGACGAGGCCGACCCGTCCCCCCGCGCCGACGCGGCGCAAGGCGAGCAGGAGGAAGAGATTGGCCGTGTCGGCGTAGCCGCCCGCGGCCGCGCCGAAGCGCGTCCGCAGCGCTCGGCGGGTGGCCGGGCTGCGGGCGGTGGCGGCTGCGAGCTGGCTCAGGAACGGCGGGTTGCCGACGACGGCATCGAGGCCGTCGGGCAGCGCGGCATCGTCGAGGAGGGCGTCGCCGACCCGGATGTGGTCCGCGGGCGGGGCGGTGCCGTGCGCGAAGATGGTCAGCGCGGTCCGGGTGACCGCGACCGCGGTGGGATCGATGTCCACGCCGTACAGGCGGCCGACGACCCGTCGCGGATCGCCCCCGCCGGTCACCAGGTGGCGGCCGGCCGCCAGCAGGAACATGCCGCCGCCGACCGCTGGGTCACCGACACGTGGGTCGCGGGCCAGGTCGGACGGGGGTCCGAGAACCGCTCCGACGATCGCCTCGGCCACGACCTCGGGGGTGTAGTAGGCCCCCGCGCTGCGCCGGGTCGGCCGTGGCCGCAGCGCCTCGTAGACCTGGCCGAGCAGCTCGGGCCTGGCGAGGTGCGCCGGCGGGGTCACCGCGGCCCGCAGGTCGCGACCGGCCGCATCGCCGGCCGGGCGCAGCGGGGCCGCATCGAGATCGACCCCGCGGCACCGCGCCACCGCGCCGGCCACAGCCCCGAGCACCATCGTCGCCGTGCTCGTCGAGTGGAGCCCCCGGATGTGCGCGAGGTAGCGGTCGAGCGCAGCGTCGCCGGCCATCACGGCAGGCTACGCCCGTCGCGGGTCGTCCGACGGCAGCCCGCCACCGGTTGTCAGGAGGGGGGTCGGTCCCCTATACTGGTGGTCCGCTGTCTCCCCGGGACAGTGGTTTTTCATGTCAGATGCATGGAAGACCAAAGGGGCGTAGCTCAACTGGTAGAGCGTCGGTCTCCAAAACCGAAGGTCGGGGGTTCGAGTCCCTCCGCCCCTGCCACCGCCGGACAGACGACCGGAACACGCCGCCGGTACGCGGCAGCATCGACGAGGAGCACCGTGTGAGTCGCGAGTTCAAGCGCGATATGGAACGTCAGAAGCGGCGCGCCGAGCAAGAGGCCGGCGTCGCCTCCGAACCCGTCTCCCCGGAGAAGAAGAAGCGCACGGGCGTGCGGCAGTTCCTCCGCGAGGTGCGGGGGGAGCTGAAGCGGGTGGTCTGGCCGTCGCGCAAGGAGCTGGCGTCGTACAGCCTCGTCGTGCTGGTCGCGTGCGCGCTGGTGGGGGTCTTCATCTTCGGCCTCGACCAGCTGTTCGGTGACCTCGCGCTGCGGATCTTCTCGTGAGCGAGGACCCCATGCCGCAGGACACGCCCGCGCTCGACGAGGTGGATCAGCCCGATGGGCCGCCCGTCCCCGCGGACCAGGCGCGCCCTGCGCCCGAGGACGACGACGCGCCCGCACCCGGCCTGGTCGGCGAGGACACCGCCAGGCCAGCCGGCGACGCGGACGAGCCGGCCCTGGAGGGCACCGACGTCCGGGCGCCCGAGGACGATCTCACCACTCCCGGCGACACCGACGACGAGTTCTCCGAGCTGCTCGCCGCGGCCGGGGCCGAGACCACCGCCGCGCCCGCCGAGGACGCCGACGGGCTGATGGCCGACGACGGCACCGCCGCGCCCGTGCCCGAGGAGGCGACGGACCCCGAGCCCGCGGCCCGGTCGGCGCGACTGGACTTCGCGCGCCTGCCGGGCGACTTCTACGTCGTGCACACCTACGCCGGCTACGAGGCCAAGGTGAAGGCCAACCTGGAGAACCGCATCCAGTCCATGAACATGGACGACCGCATCCACGAGGTCATCATCCCCACCGAGGAAGCCGTCGAGATCAAGGGCGGCAAGAAGCAGTCGGTCCAGCGCAAGGTATTCCCCGGCTACGTCCTGGTGCGCATGGACCTCGATGACGACTCCTGGTACGTGGTCCGCAACACCCCGGCCGTCACCGGTTTCGTCGGTCCGCCCGGCGCCCGGCCCGTGCCGCTGTCACTCAACGAGGTCGAAGCGATCCTCGCCGAGCCCGACGAGGCGGAGAAGGTCACCCCGACCGTCGAGTTCGAGAAGAGCGAGAACATCCGCGTGACGCAGGGGCCGTTCGCCGACTTCACCGGCACGATCTCCGAGATCAACGCCGACCAGTCCAAGCTCAAGGTCCTGGTCTCCATCTTCGGCCGGGAGACGCCGGTCGAGCTGGGCTTCGACCAGGTCGCGAAGCTGTGATGCCTGGGGCCCGACAGGCGCCGGTCCTCCGGGGCGGGTAAAGCCTTCTAGCCCACTCCGGCCCGGCACCTGTCGGGCCGACCCCCCCTCACTCCCGTCGAAAGCGAGAAATACAGATGGCCAAGAAGGTCATGGCGCTCATCAAGCTGCAGATCCCCGCTGGGCAGGCCACGCCGGCCCCCCCGGTGGGTCCTGCGCTGGGTCAGCACGGCGTCAACATCATGGAGTTCTGCAAGGCGTACAACGAGCGCACCCAGGCCCAGACCGGTGATGTCGTGCCGGTGGAGATCACCGTCTTTGAGGACCGCTCGTTCACGTTCGTCACCAAGACGCCGCCGGCGGCGAAGCTGCTGCTCAAGGCGGCGAAACTCGACAAGGGCTCCGGCGAACCGAACCGCAACAAGGTCGGGACCATCTCCCGCGACGCGGTCCGCGAGATCGCCGAGCGCAAGATGGACGACCTGAACGCGATCGACATCGCCGGCGCGACCAAGATCATCGAGGGCACCGCCCGTTCGATGGGCCTCGTCGTCCGCTGATCCACCCCTGACCCGAACCAAGCAGCAACGACGTGGGAGGGCGGTGACCCGCCCGTTCGCACCACAGGAGGACGTGTTCATGGCCCGCAGCAAGCGCTACCTGGTCGCGCTCGGCAAGATCGACGCCGACCACCTCTACGCCCCGGCCGCCGCCATGCGGCTGGTCAAGGAGACCGTCACCGTCTCCTTCGACTCCACCGTCGACCTGGCGGTCCGCCTCGGGGTCGACCCCCGCAAGGCCGACCAGATGGTGCGCGGCTCGGTGGCCCTGCCCCACGGCACCGGCAAGACCGCCCGGGTGGCGGTCTTCGCGGAAGGCGCACGCGCCGAGGAGGCCGTGGAGGCCGGCGCCGACATCGTCGGCTCCGAGGAGGTCGCCGCCATGATCGAGGCGGGCAACCTCGACTTCGACGCGGTCATCGCCACGCCCGACCAGATGGCCAAGGTCGGGCGCTTCGGCAAGGTGCTCGGCCCCCGTGGCCTCATGCCCAACCCCAAGACCGGCACCGTGACGATGGACGTCGCCAAGGCCGTCGCCGAGATCAAGGCCGGCAAGGTCGACTACCGCACGGACCGCCAGGCCAATGTCCACGTCGTGATCGGCAAAGCCTCCTTCGACGCCAGGCAGCTCGTCGAGAACTACGGTGCCGTGATCGACGAGCTGATGCGCCAGCGCCCGGCCGCCGCGAAGGGCCGGTACCTGCGCACCATCCACCTCTCCACCTCGCAGGGTCCGTCGATCCGCGTCGACCCGTCCCGCACCCGGGACCTGTGGGAGGAAGAGGAGCTGGCCGCCTCCTAGCGACGCCCCGCCTCCGCTGCAGACCGCCGCCCCCTTCCCGGTGGCCCTTCCCCTGGTCGGGAGCTGGCCGGCTTGGTGAAGTCGGGGGCGGTGCGGTAGGGTTGGAGTTTGCCGTAGACCGTTGGTTCCGCGCTCGCGCGGTGTAAGAGGCCCGAGGGCCGGCCAGCCGAGGTTCGCTCCTTCCGAGCGCACGTGCCTCCCGGTCTGCGGGAGGTTTTTTTCGTCGCCGGCAAGGAGCGCACCTGATGGTACGACCAGAGAAGGTCGCGGTGGTCACAGAGGTGCGCGAGCGCCTCAGCGGGTCGA
This window contains:
- the rpmG gene encoding 50S ribosomal protein L33 — encoded protein: MASDVRPKVTLACVECKERNYITSKNRNTQRERLEMRKHCPRCNRHMAHRETK
- the infC gene encoding translation initiation factor IF-3, giving the protein MTKRLNVNAEIRAKEVRLIGPEGKQIGVVPLKMAIDAAKQLDLDLVEVAPQANPPVAKVMDYGKHLYEQERAEREARKQQRATGQKAIRLRPKIDDHDFATKQRQARKFLETGHSVRVQVMFRRREMRRPELGTQLLDRLSEDLADVAQVETRSSMEGRFTTMVLAPRGGDGAAADGT
- a CDS encoding MaoC family dehydratase N-terminal domain-containing protein, which produces MGHRYPAYRYEVSREKIREYALATGVTDPAYTDDTDDTADVVAPPTFAACFTVVRGGEAMFADPELGAHPRLVHGGQEFEWHGALRPGDVVECTPWIADIVARRGNDFVTLQIDCVDAATGEPVVTSRGTLVFLAPPAEEPS
- a CDS encoding MaoC/PaaZ C-terminal domain-containing protein; translated protein: MPHYDEVEIGQQIPAESETVDQAQLIRYAGASGDFNPLHWQDEFAASVSPTGGVIAHGMLNMGLVSRAVTAWAGGPERVLRLAASFRAPCPVGATVTVGGEVVELDAEQRTATLSVWVELPDGSKVVDRRRSRAVVQLQ
- a CDS encoding SpoIID/LytB domain-containing protein, which encodes MASPHHAGIGFAIVGVLLAATVTVGMADQPAPVPVADSPPPTVAFEPREPARAPTGQPMRAARPAPAFRLTGRGEGHGVGLSQWGAYSMARGGSDHESILRHYFTGVAVGSHPAASGEVRVNLFHANPVVGDPGRVHLQSVGGGVTVALAPGAAPHLMPAGTEWTVAHDSALVLLDGNGAEIDRGPGPVAVTYPGGGPAALRLPQFARSGARHEGGLNRGQLEITAGGGVLRPVVALRMDDYLAGIDEMPGGWPVEALKAQAVTARTFAARRAQAGLRPECACHVTATIGDQVYAAYGHEGAPGAATWAGAVAATAGRVLTFEGALIEAVYSAAHAGASEHVEESWAFDARTFPYLRSVTDPWVDDPVVAAEYRRAGWAHAVDHGVLADLVGLATVARVEVTARTAGGSPRELAVSGWNMDGQRVAHVPYRGEGIGVASAALYLTLRARDAHPPSQQIAEFGFTAFPDVPGLSPHAYNIAAIGERGITTGRVDGSFAPADTVRRDQMATFLARALDLAPVEEDHFSDVAVDSVHRRAINAVAQAGITAGFDDGRFGPAEAVTREQMAAFLARGLGLAPLDGDRFADIAGSVHNQSINAVAEEGVTAGCEPSRFCPRDPVSRGEMASFLARAIGYGW
- a CDS encoding N-6 DNA methylase codes for the protein MAGDAALDRYLAHIRGLHSTSTATMVLGAVAGAVARCRGVDLDAAPLRPAGDAAGRDLRAAVTPPAHLARPELLGQVYEALRPRPTRRSAGAYYTPEVVAEAIVGAVLGPPSDLARDPRVGDPAVGGGMFLLAAGRHLVTGGGDPRRVVGRLYGVDIDPTAVAVTRTALTIFAHGTAPPADHIRVGDALLDDAALPDGLDAVVGNPPFLSQLAAATARSPATRRALRTRFGAAAGGYADTANLFLLLALRRVGAGGRVGLVLPDSFLVARDAGPARREAAETAALEWLWWAGEAVFDAGVRVCAPVFAVGRPQEAVTRRAGAGFSVAPPLRAPARSLAGATWAGLVADLLAIPPAVVVGDGTLADHCHPTADFRDQYYGLIPYVFEDGGSAGGRPIDERRYPRLVTTGLIDPARSLWGLVPTRFAKQRFTRPRVDVEALRAGTRLGPWSRARQVPKVLLATQSRVLEAVVDESGDWLPSTPTITVQAPPARLWHVAAALSSPPLTAVAQRRHAGAALSSDAITLSARHVAALPAPVAGPDWDAGATAMRQAAAAATAQEWRQALERCGTALCRAYAVDDADALIAWWRERLPPWRPAAGASRGA
- the secE gene encoding preprotein translocase subunit SecE, encoding MSREFKRDMERQKRRAEQEAGVASEPVSPEKKKRTGVRQFLREVRGELKRVVWPSRKELASYSLVVLVACALVGVFIFGLDQLFGDLALRIFS
- the nusG gene encoding transcription termination/antitermination protein NusG — encoded protein: MPGDFYVVHTYAGYEAKVKANLENRIQSMNMDDRIHEVIIPTEEAVEIKGGKKQSVQRKVFPGYVLVRMDLDDDSWYVVRNTPAVTGFVGPPGARPVPLSLNEVEAILAEPDEAEKVTPTVEFEKSENIRVTQGPFADFTGTISEINADQSKLKVLVSIFGRETPVELGFDQVAKL
- the rplK gene encoding 50S ribosomal protein L11; this translates as MAKKVMALIKLQIPAGQATPAPPVGPALGQHGVNIMEFCKAYNERTQAQTGDVVPVEITVFEDRSFTFVTKTPPAAKLLLKAAKLDKGSGEPNRNKVGTISRDAVREIAERKMDDLNAIDIAGATKIIEGTARSMGLVVR
- the rplA gene encoding 50S ribosomal protein L1; its protein translation is MTRPFAPQEDVFMARSKRYLVALGKIDADHLYAPAAAMRLVKETVTVSFDSTVDLAVRLGVDPRKADQMVRGSVALPHGTGKTARVAVFAEGARAEEAVEAGADIVGSEEVAAMIEAGNLDFDAVIATPDQMAKVGRFGKVLGPRGLMPNPKTGTVTMDVAKAVAEIKAGKVDYRTDRQANVHVVIGKASFDARQLVENYGAVIDELMRQRPAAAKGRYLRTIHLSTSQGPSIRVDPSRTRDLWEEEELAAS